One region of Epilithonimonas zeae genomic DNA includes:
- a CDS encoding dipeptidase, translating into MSTTQAYIQENKQRFLDELFDILRIASISADPAYKSEVLKCADEVAKHLKVAGADNVEILETKGYPIVFGEKIIDANLPTVLVYGHYDVQPADPLELWTSDPFEPVVKTTELHPEGAIFARGSADDKGQFFMHVKAFEAMMKTDSLPCNVKFLIEGEEEVGSASLADFLEENKEKLSCDVILISDTHIYSNEQPTVTTGLRGLSYVEVEVEGPNRDLHSGLYGGAVPNPINVLSKMIGDLIDDKGHITIDGFYDNVLVVSDEDRKEMNKLKDNPEAYKKSINLNDIQGEEGYTTLERASIRPTLDVNGIWGGYTGEGAKTVIASKAFAKISMRLVPNQTPEEITEKFTKYFEKIAPKSVKVKVTPHHGGMPYVLESNTKEFLAAKKAMEKAFGKEVLPYRSGGSIPITSLFEKVLGAKSVLMGFGLDSDAIHSPNEHYGLYNYYKGIESIPYFFEFYAKG; encoded by the coding sequence ATGAGTACAACACAAGCATACATCCAAGAAAATAAACAACGTTTTCTTGATGAATTATTTGATATCCTTAGAATTGCTTCCATCAGTGCAGATCCGGCTTACAAATCAGAAGTTCTGAAATGTGCAGATGAGGTAGCAAAACATCTGAAAGTTGCTGGAGCAGACAACGTAGAAATCCTTGAAACCAAAGGTTATCCAATCGTTTTCGGAGAGAAAATCATTGATGCTAATTTACCAACCGTTTTGGTTTACGGACATTATGACGTTCAGCCGGCTGATCCTTTGGAATTATGGACAAGCGACCCTTTCGAACCGGTTGTTAAAACAACGGAACTTCATCCGGAAGGTGCGATTTTCGCAAGAGGTTCCGCAGATGACAAAGGGCAATTCTTTATGCATGTCAAAGCTTTCGAAGCAATGATGAAAACAGATTCTTTGCCTTGTAATGTCAAATTTTTGATTGAAGGTGAAGAAGAAGTGGGTTCTGCAAGTTTGGCAGATTTCCTTGAAGAAAATAAAGAAAAACTGAGTTGTGATGTGATCTTGATTTCTGATACACATATTTATTCTAATGAGCAGCCAACAGTTACGACAGGTTTGCGTGGATTGAGTTATGTTGAGGTTGAAGTAGAAGGCCCGAATCGTGATTTACATTCAGGACTTTACGGTGGTGCGGTTCCGAATCCAATCAATGTCTTATCAAAAATGATTGGCGATTTGATTGATGACAAAGGTCACATTACAATCGACGGTTTTTATGACAATGTTCTAGTTGTTTCCGACGAAGACAGAAAGGAAATGAACAAACTGAAAGACAATCCAGAAGCTTATAAGAAATCAATCAACCTTAATGATATTCAGGGAGAAGAAGGTTATACAACTTTGGAAAGAGCTTCTATCAGACCAACTTTGGACGTGAACGGAATCTGGGGAGGCTACACTGGTGAAGGTGCGAAAACGGTAATTGCTTCCAAAGCTTTTGCTAAAATCTCGATGAGATTGGTTCCCAATCAAACACCGGAAGAAATCACTGAAAAATTCACAAAGTATTTTGAGAAAATCGCTCCTAAAAGCGTGAAAGTAAAAGTAACGCCACATCACGGCGGAATGCCTTATGTTTTGGAAAGCAACACTAAAGAATTTTTGGCTGCTAAAAAAGCAATGGAAAAAGCATTTGGTAAAGAAGTTTTGCCTTACAGAAGTGGAGGAAGTATTCCTATTACGTCTTTGTTCGAGAAAGTTCTTGGGGCTAAATCTGTTTTAATGGGATTCGGTTTGGATTCAGATGCGATTCATTCACCAAATGAACATTACGGATTGTATAACTATTATAAAGGTATTGAAAGTATTCCTTATTTCTTTGAGTTTTATGCAAAAGGATAA
- a CDS encoding SDR family oxidoreductase, giving the protein MSKVIYITGGTKGIGFGIAEVLLKNGHKVAISGRKQEDVDKAVSELKVISESVLGVSSDVRKFQDEESAVQKIVQNFGSLDVVIANAGLGIFKPVDELTIEDWNAMQETNLTGCFYTLKASVEELKKSQGYYITIASLAGTNFFENGAGYNASKFGVVGFTQAAMIDLRKYNIKVSTIMPGSVATYFNGNVPSEKDEWKIQPEDMGNLVLDMLNMNPRVLPSKIEFRASQVKK; this is encoded by the coding sequence ATGTCAAAAGTTATTTATATCACAGGTGGAACCAAAGGAATAGGTTTCGGAATTGCAGAAGTTTTATTGAAGAATGGTCACAAAGTGGCTATTAGTGGAAGAAAACAGGAAGATGTGGACAAAGCAGTTTCTGAGCTTAAAGTAATTTCTGAAAGTGTTTTAGGAGTGAGTTCTGATGTTAGGAAATTTCAGGATGAAGAATCAGCAGTTCAAAAGATTGTTCAGAATTTCGGAAGCCTAGATGTTGTGATTGCCAATGCAGGTCTAGGAATTTTCAAACCAGTCGATGAATTGACGATAGAAGATTGGAATGCAATGCAGGAAACTAATTTGACAGGTTGTTTCTATACATTGAAAGCTTCGGTTGAAGAACTGAAAAAATCTCAAGGTTACTACATTACGATTGCAAGTCTTGCCGGAACTAATTTCTTTGAAAATGGAGCAGGTTATAACGCTTCGAAGTTTGGCGTTGTTGGTTTTACACAGGCTGCAATGATTGACCTTAGAAAATATAATATCAAAGTTTCAACCATAATGCCTGGTTCTGTTGCCACTTATTTTAACGGAAATGTTCCATCGGAAAAAGACGAATGGAAAATTCAGCCGGAAGATATGGGAAATCTTGTCCTCGATATGCTGAATATGAACCCGCGTGTTTTGCCAAGCAAAATTGAGTTCCGAGCAAGTCAGGTAAAGAAATAA
- a CDS encoding electron transfer flavoprotein subunit beta/FixA family protein, whose product MKILVCISSVPDTTSKINFTADKSAFDKNGIQWVINPLDEFALTKAIKLQESQGATVTVVNVGDAGTEAVIRKALAIGANDAVRVNTEAKDSFSVAKEIARIAQDGSYDLVLAGKESIDYNGGAVPGMVAQLLNYAFVNAAVGLDVNGSEATAVREIEGGKETISVKLPAVVAGQKGLVDEKDLIIPNMRGIMSARTKPLNVVEPSNSEVKVEAVSFDSVAPRAAVKLVSADNLDELVRLLHEEAKVI is encoded by the coding sequence ATGAAAATATTAGTTTGTATCAGTAGTGTTCCAGATACTACAAGTAAAATTAATTTTACAGCAGATAAATCTGCTTTTGACAAAAACGGAATTCAGTGGGTGATTAATCCATTAGATGAGTTTGCTTTAACAAAAGCTATAAAATTACAAGAATCTCAAGGAGCGACTGTAACAGTTGTGAATGTTGGAGATGCAGGAACAGAAGCAGTGATCAGAAAAGCTTTGGCAATCGGAGCGAACGACGCTGTGAGAGTTAACACAGAGGCGAAAGACAGTTTCTCTGTAGCAAAAGAAATTGCGAGAATTGCTCAAGATGGTAGTTACGATTTGGTTCTGGCAGGAAAAGAATCGATTGATTATAATGGTGGCGCTGTTCCGGGAATGGTTGCTCAGCTGTTGAATTATGCTTTTGTTAATGCAGCGGTTGGATTGGATGTTAATGGTTCAGAAGCAACTGCGGTTAGAGAAATCGAAGGTGGTAAAGAAACGATTTCGGTTAAGTTACCAGCTGTTGTTGCAGGACAAAAAGGTTTGGTAGACGAAAAAGATTTGATTATCCCGAATATGAGAGGAATTATGTCTGCAAGAACAAAACCTCTTAATGTTGTAGAACCTTCCAATTCTGAAGTGAAAGTGGAAGCTGTTTCTTTTGATAGTGTTGCTCCAAGAGCAGCTGTGAAGTTGGTTTCTGCAGATAACCTAGACGAGTTGGTAAGATTACTTCACGAAGAAGCGAAAGTAATCTAA
- a CDS encoding electron transfer flavoprotein subunit alpha/FixB family protein — protein sequence MAVFVYAENINGIYKKAAFEAVSYAKAIAGKTGDSVTAISINPTDSSDLLYKYGADKVVNVKDAGLKNFSAKAYAEAINQIADGNIIVFPHTTDASSVAPMLAIQKNYSLITNVIDLPESTSPFQVKRKAFSGKGFMHAKADAAGVIVTVSQNAFGVKENAASGSEEVKELSIANEDTKVINHEQSSGKLDLKEAEIVVSAGRGLKGPENWGMIEDLANVLGAATACSKPVSDIGWRPHTEHVGQTGKAISPNLYIAVGISGAIQHLAGVNSSKTIVVINNDAEAPFFKSADYGVVGDAFQIIPALTEKIKALKA from the coding sequence ATGGCAGTATTCGTATACGCAGAAAATATAAACGGAATTTATAAAAAAGCAGCATTTGAAGCCGTTTCTTACGCAAAAGCTATTGCAGGAAAAACTGGAGATTCAGTAACTGCAATTTCTATCAATCCAACAGATTCTTCAGATTTGCTTTACAAATATGGAGCAGATAAAGTAGTGAATGTAAAAGACGCAGGTCTTAAAAATTTCAGCGCTAAGGCTTATGCAGAAGCAATTAACCAAATTGCTGACGGAAATATTATCGTTTTCCCTCACACAACAGATGCATCTTCTGTAGCGCCAATGTTGGCAATTCAGAAAAATTATTCATTGATTACGAATGTGATTGATCTTCCAGAAAGCACTTCGCCTTTCCAAGTTAAGAGAAAAGCTTTCTCTGGAAAAGGTTTTATGCACGCAAAAGCTGATGCAGCTGGTGTGATTGTAACCGTTTCTCAAAATGCTTTCGGAGTTAAGGAAAATGCAGCTTCAGGTTCAGAAGAAGTGAAAGAACTAAGCATTGCCAACGAAGATACAAAAGTGATCAATCACGAGCAGTCTTCAGGAAAACTTGACCTTAAAGAAGCGGAAATCGTAGTTTCTGCAGGTAGAGGTTTGAAAGGTCCCGAAAATTGGGGAATGATAGAAGATTTGGCAAATGTTCTCGGAGCGGCTACAGCTTGTTCAAAACCAGTTTCTGATATCGGTTGGAGACCTCACACAGAGCACGTTGGACAAACTGGAAAAGCAATTTCTCCCAATCTTTACATTGCAGTTGGTATTTCCGGCGCCATTCAGCATTTGGCGGGCGTTAACAGTTCGAAAACGATTGTGGTTATCAATAATGATGCGGAAGCACCTTTCTTCAAATCTGCGGATTATGGAGTCGTGGGCGATGCCTTCCAGATCATTCCTGCATTAACAGAGAAAATCAAAGCATTGAAAGCTTAA
- a CDS encoding bifunctional nuclease family protein, whose protein sequence is MDYKKLIIRGISYSQTQSGAYALLLEHEETSVKLPVVIGNFEAQSISLGLEKDINPPRPLTHDLFAQFVKNTGFKLESVIIYQIKDGVFFSNINFKNPLTEEELILDARTSDAVAMAVRFDAPIYTTSDVLNEAGILLELEETQKVGVEEEEEISTDFNDLSGVSLEELNQLLNDAVKEEDYDTALRLQEEIKRRNKKIE, encoded by the coding sequence ATGGATTATAAAAAATTAATCATTAGAGGGATCTCATACAGCCAGACTCAATCGGGAGCTTATGCGCTGTTGTTGGAACATGAAGAAACATCGGTCAAATTGCCTGTTGTTATCGGGAATTTTGAAGCACAATCCATTTCTTTGGGATTAGAAAAAGACATCAATCCGCCTCGTCCTTTGACGCACGATCTTTTCGCTCAGTTCGTGAAAAATACAGGTTTTAAACTAGAGTCTGTCATTATTTACCAAATCAAAGACGGCGTTTTCTTCTCCAATATAAATTTCAAAAATCCGTTAACAGAAGAAGAGCTGATTTTGGATGCAAGAACTTCTGATGCTGTTGCAATGGCTGTTCGTTTCGATGCACCTATTTATACGACTTCAGATGTTCTGAACGAAGCTGGAATTTTATTAGAACTCGAAGAAACTCAAAAAGTAGGAGTAGAAGAAGAGGAAGAGATTTCAACAGATTTCAATGATCTATCAGGTGTTTCTTTGGAAGAATTAAACCAATTGCTGAATGATGCCGTAAAAGAAGAGGATTATGATACAGCACTCAGATTGCAGGAAGAAATCAAACGCAGAAATAAAAAAATAGAATAA
- a CDS encoding nucleoside permease, translating to MNLKLRLTILSFLQFFVWGAWLITMANFWFGTKHWDGAQFGAVFGTMGIASIFMPTITGIIADRWVNAERIYSVLQILYGAVLFILPHAETPNSFFSIMLVAMCFYMPTIALTNSISYTILKNSHLDVVKDFPPIRVWGTVGFIVAMWITNLTGNKATEGQFYIAGVAAVALGLYALTLPKCPPQKLIDKNAPLSEQLGLNAFKLFGNFKMALFFLFSMLLGAALQLTNAYGDVFLSEFAHFPKYANSIVVEKSTIIMSISQISETLFILAIPFFLRRYGIKKVMLISMLAWVLRFGLFAYGDPVNGLWMIILSCVVYGMAFDFFNISGSLFVETTTDKKIRSSAQGLFMMMTNGFGAVLGSYIAGWAIDKFFTIKFTTASELSSYLETTPTDSTFIEILKNSFNAVVNPDGTLSNVVLVKNWPHIWLYFAGYALIIAVLFGVFFKHKHSAEDVKNITH from the coding sequence ATGAATTTAAAATTACGACTGACAATACTTAGCTTTCTTCAGTTTTTTGTTTGGGGAGCTTGGCTAATTACAATGGCTAACTTCTGGTTCGGAACAAAACATTGGGACGGCGCTCAGTTTGGAGCAGTTTTCGGAACAATGGGTATTGCCTCGATTTTCATGCCAACGATTACAGGAATTATTGCTGACCGTTGGGTGAATGCAGAAAGGATTTATTCTGTTTTACAAATTTTATATGGCGCTGTTCTGTTTATTTTGCCCCACGCAGAAACGCCAAACTCTTTTTTCTCCATAATGTTGGTTGCTATGTGTTTCTACATGCCGACAATTGCTTTAACCAATTCGATCTCATATACGATTCTGAAAAACAGTCATTTGGATGTTGTTAAGGATTTTCCACCCATCAGAGTTTGGGGAACTGTGGGTTTCATCGTCGCCATGTGGATTACCAATTTGACAGGTAACAAAGCTACAGAAGGACAGTTTTATATCGCTGGTGTAGCTGCAGTTGCATTAGGGCTTTATGCTTTAACATTACCAAAATGTCCGCCTCAAAAATTAATTGATAAAAACGCACCGCTTTCTGAGCAATTAGGTTTGAATGCTTTCAAATTATTTGGGAATTTTAAAATGGCGTTGTTCTTTTTATTCTCAATGTTATTGGGAGCTGCGTTGCAATTGACTAATGCCTATGGCGATGTTTTCCTGAGTGAATTTGCTCATTTCCCAAAGTATGCCAACTCGATAGTTGTTGAAAAATCAACCATTATTATGTCAATTTCTCAGATTTCGGAAACCTTATTTATTTTGGCAATTCCGTTTTTCCTGAGAAGATATGGTATCAAAAAAGTAATGTTAATCAGTATGTTGGCTTGGGTTCTTAGATTTGGACTTTTTGCTTACGGAGATCCTGTGAACGGCCTTTGGATGATTATTTTATCTTGTGTGGTTTATGGGATGGCATTTGATTTCTTCAATATTTCTGGTTCTCTTTTTGTGGAAACTACGACAGACAAAAAAATCAGATCATCTGCTCAGGGTTTGTTTATGATGATGACCAATGGTTTTGGAGCTGTTTTGGGAAGTTACATTGCAGGTTGGGCTATTGATAAATTCTTCACAATTAAATTTACGACAGCTTCAGAGTTATCATCATACCTGGAAACGACACCAACAGATTCTACATTCATAGAAATTTTGAAAAATTCTTTTAATGCTGTAGTTAATCCGGATGGGACTTTATCTAATGTTGTACTGGTGAAGAACTGGCCGCATATCTGGCTTTATTTTGCAGGCTATGCTTTGATTATTGCTGTTTTATTTGGCGTATTTTTCAAGCATAAACATTCTGCGGAAGATGTTAAAAATATTACGCACTAA
- a CDS encoding DUF6804 family protein, translating into MPYMFYRLSGYGLFVGFGWLAYDAFQRKDSLDVKIFVVLALLYNPFIGLPIPNLIQVIINIIVIIGMILNILFSQENPYEDYTKKDDR; encoded by the coding sequence ATGCCTTATATGTTTTACAGACTTTCCGGTTATGGATTGTTTGTTGGTTTTGGCTGGTTAGCTTATGATGCGTTTCAAAGAAAAGATTCTTTGGATGTCAAAATCTTTGTTGTTCTTGCGCTGCTTTACAATCCTTTTATTGGGCTTCCAATTCCTAACCTTATCCAAGTCATCATTAATATTATAGTGATTATAGGAATGATTCTAAATATCCTCTTCTCACAAGAGAATCCTTATGAAGACTACACAAAAAAAGATGACCGCTAA
- a CDS encoding chorismate-binding protein — translation MLIFRLPDSDIYHTLESSQEKLVSFVSFDTKTVLDFKGNIKEISIEEIENQNISPKSKSQLIEIAKETQESYALKISQAKDFIEKNELKKLVLSRRKLLMYLDIDSEKKLSLTKSFLKFCDSYPSAFCYLFEKNGEIWMGGFSEVLGKFDKRNNSFETMSVAGTLPLDENWTDKEIEEQKAVTEYIQSILRKFSSNLRVSSTKDLISGNIKHLKTDFSAEISPESLDKIISELHPTPAVCGFPKELCAQGIKSIEHFNREFYAGYIKVETEDYIYYFVNLRCASFFKNYAFLFVGGGITLKSDAQKEWEETELKSLAIQNNLIFE, via the coding sequence ATGCTCATTTTCAGATTACCCGATTCGGATATTTACCATACTTTGGAATCTTCTCAGGAAAAATTGGTTTCATTTGTCAGCTTCGACACCAAAACGGTTTTGGACTTTAAAGGAAACATCAAAGAAATTTCCATAGAAGAAATTGAAAATCAAAATATTTCGCCAAAAAGTAAAAGCCAGCTTATAGAAATAGCAAAAGAAACTCAGGAATCTTATGCTCTGAAAATATCTCAGGCTAAAGATTTTATTGAGAAAAATGAGCTTAAAAAACTCGTTCTTTCCAGAAGAAAACTCTTGATGTATCTTGACATCGATTCTGAAAAAAAATTGTCTTTAACCAAAAGTTTCCTAAAATTCTGCGACAGCTACCCTTCCGCTTTCTGTTATTTGTTTGAAAAAAATGGAGAAATCTGGATGGGTGGATTTTCGGAGGTTTTAGGGAAATTCGATAAGAGAAATAATTCTTTTGAGACAATGAGTGTTGCGGGAACGCTTCCACTGGATGAGAACTGGACGGATAAAGAAATCGAAGAACAAAAAGCCGTTACAGAATATATTCAGTCCATTCTTAGAAAATTCTCATCTAACCTTAGAGTTTCCTCAACAAAAGATTTGATTTCAGGAAACATCAAACACTTGAAAACTGATTTTTCTGCTGAAATAAGTCCTGAAAGTCTGGATAAAATTATTTCTGAACTTCATCCAACGCCAGCCGTTTGTGGATTTCCAAAAGAACTTTGTGCGCAAGGCATCAAAAGCATAGAGCATTTTAACAGAGAATTTTACGCAGGCTACATTAAAGTCGAAACTGAAGATTACATTTATTACTTCGTGAATCTTAGATGCGCCAGCTTCTTTAAAAATTATGCTTTTCTGTTTGTAGGCGGTGGAATCACATTAAAAAGTGACGCTCAAAAGGAATGGGAAGAAACAGAACTTAAATCTCTTGCGATTCAAAACAATTTGATTTTCGAATAG
- a CDS encoding PaaI family thioesterase: protein MDEAKKKEILDYLNNASKNTLGETLEIVYTDVSDDFLTATMPVNSRVHQPYGILHGGASCVLAETLGSCLSLINIDTDKVVPVGTNINSNHLRAKREGIVTGTATFIRKGNTMHVSQIEIRDEKGNLINHTTMTNNIVPVGKV, encoded by the coding sequence ATGGACGAAGCTAAAAAAAAAGAAATACTAGACTATCTCAATAACGCTAGCAAAAACACATTGGGAGAAACTTTGGAAATTGTTTACACCGATGTTTCCGATGATTTTTTAACAGCGACAATGCCAGTTAATTCCAGAGTTCATCAACCTTACGGGATTCTGCACGGCGGCGCAAGCTGTGTTTTGGCAGAAACTTTGGGTTCTTGTCTTTCGTTGATTAATATTGATACTGATAAAGTTGTACCGGTTGGAACTAATATCAACAGTAATCATTTGAGAGCAAAACGAGAAGGTATAGTGACTGGAACGGCGACTTTTATCCGAAAAGGTAACACAATGCACGTTTCTCAAATCGAAATCCGTGATGAAAAAGGAAACCTGATTAATCACACAACCATGACGAATAATATCGTTCCTGTCGGAAAAGTCTAA
- a CDS encoding 1-acyl-sn-glycerol-3-phosphate acyltransferase gives MKKILAKIILKIVGWKVVLQGDVNNLDRCILVVAPHTDNSEYLLGNLAYWSLGKKLKIIIKDAHTKAWYGGIVKAIGGIGIDRSQKNDLVNFVANEFKKDDFSLVITPEGTRSWVPKWRKGFYNMALAAKVPIVLAGGDYKRKTINLGYKIPYEKLETHTYEEIMQEIQDFYIKYDITPKKPENWNPQIY, from the coding sequence ATGAAAAAAATCCTCGCAAAAATCATTCTGAAAATAGTTGGTTGGAAAGTTGTTTTACAAGGCGATGTCAATAACCTTGACCGATGTATTCTTGTTGTAGCGCCACACACAGATAACAGCGAATATCTTCTTGGGAACCTTGCCTATTGGTCTCTTGGCAAGAAGCTGAAAATCATCATCAAAGATGCGCATACGAAAGCTTGGTACGGCGGGATTGTGAAAGCAATTGGCGGAATTGGGATTGACCGTTCTCAGAAAAATGACTTGGTGAATTTCGTTGCCAATGAGTTCAAAAAAGATGATTTTAGTTTGGTAATTACCCCAGAAGGAACAAGAAGCTGGGTTCCAAAATGGCGAAAAGGATTTTACAATATGGCTCTGGCTGCTAAAGTCCCAATTGTTTTAGCCGGTGGCGATTACAAAAGAAAAACGATTAATCTGGGTTATAAAATTCCTTATGAAAAATTAGAAACTCATACTTACGAGGAAATCATGCAGGAGATTCAGGATTTCTATATCAAATATGATATCACGCCTAAAAAACCAGAAAACTGGAATCCACAGATATATTAG
- a CDS encoding GLPGLI family protein has protein sequence MKTYIILLLIFFTTLSKAQTHRFIYEYKFKPDSTSTNYRNVNMALDINPTDVKFYDYESVLNDSINKKGGRNYNWTGAPVIKRNKNSYQNTNYEMMMDYFSYTTTDKMDWKLENETKPSGQYTLQKATTNFGGRQWIAWFCKDVNISEGPYKFRGLPGLIFEINDSKDNFIFKLIKSQKIEKTFDTSDFMEAFAGKKPLNLKISDMHKMMLQFYNDPMKELREKFDDVPPGTFQVGGKKITSKDQFKEMAKVMQHHILKNYNPLDLTTAVTYPVIN, from the coding sequence ATGAAGACTTATATTATTTTACTTTTGATATTCTTCACCACTCTATCAAAAGCGCAAACGCATCGTTTTATTTACGAATATAAATTCAAGCCAGACTCTACCAGTACAAATTACAGAAATGTAAATATGGCTTTGGACATCAATCCAACGGATGTAAAATTCTATGATTATGAAAGCGTTTTGAATGATTCTATCAATAAGAAAGGTGGCAGAAATTACAACTGGACCGGAGCGCCTGTAATCAAAAGAAATAAAAATTCTTATCAGAATACTAATTACGAGATGATGATGGATTATTTTTCTTACACAACGACAGATAAAATGGATTGGAAATTAGAAAACGAAACCAAACCTTCCGGACAATATACGCTCCAAAAAGCAACCACAAATTTTGGTGGAAGACAATGGATCGCTTGGTTTTGCAAAGATGTCAACATATCAGAAGGACCTTACAAATTCCGAGGATTACCAGGTTTGATTTTCGAAATCAATGACAGTAAGGACAATTTCATCTTCAAACTAATAAAAAGCCAAAAAATTGAAAAAACTTTTGACACCTCAGACTTTATGGAAGCATTTGCAGGTAAAAAACCTCTGAATCTGAAAATAAGTGATATGCACAAAATGATGCTTCAGTTTTATAATGACCCGATGAAAGAACTGAGAGAAAAATTTGATGATGTGCCACCAGGAACTTTTCAGGTTGGAGGAAAAAAAATCACAAGCAAAGATCAGTTCAAAGAAATGGCAAAAGTGATGCAGCATCATATTTTAAAAAACTACAATCCCTTAGATTTGACTACTGCAGTAACTTATCCTGTAATCAATTAA
- a CDS encoding alpha/beta fold hydrolase has translation MKIYTILLLIIGYLPTSAQHSGSKLVSVEGKKMTYKTFNLENRKDGEPILVFEAGLGGGTFDPILPYLPANIGGIEYERNGLGNSEADSNILSDSQVVERLHSMLQSLNIKPPYLLVGHSIGGPYIRLFAAKFPNEVSGLVLSDPTDFMLTKEEDERAKIKSESKTGYQEISTIIIKSLSQNKNVSQGTRNDAARALNSNSKGFFIEYTDLPALDKKIATTVIISYNKYIETPDEEMNRNLNLGINFKAWWKEYDNLRIEHFSDLIKDNDNSKIILLPKYSHGIHYQNPELVAKLIVENYKSYVK, from the coding sequence ATGAAAATCTATACTATTTTACTTTTGATAATTGGTTATTTACCAACTTCGGCTCAACATAGCGGTAGTAAGCTTGTATCTGTTGAAGGTAAAAAAATGACTTACAAAACTTTTAATCTTGAAAACAGAAAAGATGGAGAACCTATTTTGGTGTTCGAAGCTGGATTAGGAGGTGGTACCTTCGATCCTATCCTCCCTTATCTACCAGCTAACATTGGAGGAATAGAATATGAAAGAAATGGACTTGGAAATTCTGAAGCTGATTCTAATATCCTCTCAGATTCTCAGGTTGTAGAAAGACTGCATAGTATGTTACAATCACTCAACATAAAACCTCCATACCTACTTGTTGGACATTCTATTGGGGGACCTTACATCAGGCTATTTGCAGCTAAATTCCCAAACGAGGTCTCCGGACTTGTTTTATCAGACCCGACAGATTTTATGTTAACAAAAGAGGAAGATGAAAGGGCAAAGATAAAATCTGAAAGCAAAACCGGATATCAAGAAATTTCTACTATTATAATAAAATCACTGTCACAAAATAAAAATGTTAGTCAGGGAACAAGAAACGATGCGGCAAGAGCATTAAACTCCAATTCTAAGGGATTTTTTATTGAATATACAGATCTGCCAGCACTAGACAAAAAGATTGCCACAACAGTTATCATTTCGTATAACAAATATATTGAAACTCCGGATGAAGAGATGAACAGAAATTTAAATCTAGGAATCAATTTTAAAGCCTGGTGGAAAGAATATGATAATCTAAGAATAGAGCATTTTTCTGATCTTATAAAAGATAATGATAACAGCAAAATCATTCTCCTACCAAAATATTCTCACGGCATACATTATCAAAATCCAGAACTAGTTGCAAAACTTATCGTGGAGAATTACAAAAGTTATGTTAAATAA